In Plutella xylostella chromosome 4, ilPluXylo3.1, whole genome shotgun sequence, a genomic segment contains:
- the LOC105386953 gene encoding uncharacterized protein LOC105386953 — translation MFLQGRVIIVWLSWLIGGISGVIILLIIICYCRLMPRHQKSFDEQYLKESYIIKENHAYHAQENYKVKHAEVQVQRHSRPASYAGGGGCGGGGEVRREPRPGHSRDHDAHYASSSLLDETEGAAASMDALKTRSLPAFLRPKPRPLSTEDDLQQLYAKVNLSKKYKNRMRSEHAAIIALSKSHSQFFDADAVIVYDQRTAL, via the exons ATGTTTTTGCAG GGTCGAGTTATAATTGTTTGGTTATCTTGGCTTATTGGAGGGATTAGCGGCGTTATAATTTTGCTAATTATTATATGTTACTGCCGCCTCATGCCGCGTCATCAGAAATCTTTTG ATGAGCAGTACCTGAAGGAGAGTTATATTATCAAAGAAAACCATGCATACCACGCGCaagaaaactataaagtcaaaCATGCAgag GTGCAAGTCCAGCGGCACAGTCGTCCGGCGAGCtacgcggggggcgggggctgcgggggcgggggcgaggtGCGCCGCGAGCCCCGGCCCGGGCACAGCCGCGACCACGATGCGCACTATGCTTCTAGCAGCT TACTAGACGAGACAGAGGGCGCGGCGGCGAGCATGGACGCGCTGAAGACGCGGTCCCTGCCCGCCTTCCTGCGGCCCAAGCCGCGCCCGCTCTCCACCGAGGACGACCTGCAACAACTGTACGCTAAG GTGAATCTAAGCAAGAAGTACAAGAACCGCATGCGCAGCGAGCACGCGGCCATCATCGCGCTCAGCAAGTCGCACAGCCAGTTCTTCGACGCCGACGCCGTCATCGTGTATGATCAGAGAACCGCACTGTAA